The Roseomonas haemaphysalidis genome segment ACCGCCGAGGGCCCGCGCGAGGTGTCCAGCACCGACCTGTTCAAGGGCCGCACGGTGGTGCTGTTCGGCGTGCCCGGCGCCTTTACCCCCACCTGCTCCGCCCGCCACCTGCCGGGCTTCGTGCAGCAGGCGGCCGAGCTGAAGGCCAAGGGCGTGGATGCCATCGCCTGCATGTCGGTGAACGACGCCTTCGTGCTGCAGGCCTGGGCGCGCGACCAGGGCATCACGGACGAGGTGACCCTGCTGGCCGATGGCTCCGCCACCCTGACCAAGGCGCTGGGGCTGGACATGGACCTGACGGCGCGCGGCATGGGCGTGCGCTGCAAGCGCTTCGCCCTGGTGGCCAAGGATGGGGTGGTCGCCTACCTCGGCATCGAGGAGCCGGGGGCGTTCGAGGTGTCCAAGGCGGAGGCGGTGCTTGCCGCGCTTTGAGGGTGGCCAGAAGGGGCGCCGCCACTTCCGGACTTCCCGGCCGGGGTGGTTGAACCACCCCGGACCCCGACATCAGGGGATCATTATTCCGAAAAGCCGCCCACGCTGAACCCGCAGTCGCCGGGGGTCACCGACCCCCGGCGCGATGAACCGTCAACGGCCGGTCATGGCGGGGCCTGGGGTGGCACTGCCGCCCCAGCGGGGGGCCAGGGGGCGGCGCCCCCTGGCCAGTCCATCAGCCGAAGGCGTTCAGGCCGGTCTGCGCGCGGCCCAGGATCAGGGCGTGCACGTCGTGCGTGCCCTCGTAGGTGTTGACCGCTTCCAGGTTCATCACATGGCGGATCACGTGGTACTCGTCGGCGATGCCGTTGCCGCCGTGCATGTCCCGCGACACGCGGGCGATGTCGAGCGCCTTGCCGCAGTTGTTGCGCTTCAGCAGGGAGATCATCTCCGGCGCCATGCGGTTGTCGTCGAACAGCCGGCCGAGCTGCAGCACGGCATGCAGGCCCAGCGTGATCTCGGTCTGCATGTCCGCCAGCTTCTTCTGCACCAGCTGGGTCTGCGCCAGCGGGCGGCCGAACATCTGGCGGTTCATGGTGTATTCGCGCGCCGCCAGCCAGCAGAACTCCGCCGCCCCCAGCGCGCCCCAGGCGATGCCGTAGCGGGCGCGGTTGAGGCAGGAGAAGGGACCCTTGAGGCCCTTCACGTCTAGCTTGTTCTCATCGGGGACGAAGACCTCGTCCATCATGATCATGCCGGTGATGGAGGCGCGCAGCGAGAACTTGCCCTCGATCTTGGGCGCGGTCAGGCCCTTCATGCCCTTCTCAAGCACGTAGCCGCGCACGTCGCCCGCGTCGTCCTTGGCCCAGACCACGAAGACGTCGGCGATGGGGGAGTTGGTGATCCAGGTCTTGGAGCCGCTGACCAGCACGCCGCCATCGACCGACTTGGCGCGGGTGCGCATGGAGGAGGGGTCGGAGCCCGCATCCGGCTCGGTCAGGCCGAAGCAGCCCACCAGCTCGCCCTTCTGCATGCCGGGCAGCAGCCGGTCCTTCAGCGCGTCCGTGCCGTAGGCCCAGATGGGAAACATCGCCAGCGAGGACTGCACGGAAAAGGCCGAGCGGTAGCCGGAATCGACCCGCTCCACCTCGCGCGCGATCAGGCCATAGGACACGTAGTTGACGCCGGCGCAGCCATGGCTGTCGAGCGTCGCGCCCAGAAAGCCCATCTCGCCGAACTCGTTCATGATCTCGCGGTCGAAGCGCTCATGGCGGTTGGCTTCCAGCACGCGCGGAAACAGCTTGTCCTGGCAATAGGCCTGCGCGGCGTCGCGGATCATCCGCTCGTCCTCGCTCAGCTGGCTGTCCAGCAGCAGCGGGTCCTGCCAGTCGAAGCTGGCGCGGGTGGTCAGCGGGGTCAGGGCATTCATGGCATTCGTCTCCTCGGCGGCCGGATTGGCAGGCGGGCCCAAGAGATGCCGTGGCGTGCCATGCACCAGCCTGCGGAAATTGGCGTCATCCACGTCAGGTGGCAACCCCGCGCCGGAATGATCCGGCGCGGGGCGGGGTCGTCAGGCGGCGTCGGCCTCGCGGTCGGCGGCCGGCTCGGCGGCGGCCTCGGCCACCCGGTCGCGCCGCGGGCGCGGCATCGGGATCAGCATGAAGGCCGGCACCTGGTCGCCGAAGCCCACCACCGGCGGGCCCAGGTCGTCGCGGTCGCGTCCGCCGCGGCGGTGCTCGTCGCGCCGGCTGTCGTCGCGCGGGCGGTCGTCGCGGCGCGGGCGCTCGTCGCGGGCGGCACGCTCCTCGCGCGGGGCGCGGGCGCGCTCCTCCTCGCGGTGGCGGCGGTGCTCCTCGCGGTTGCGGTAGCCCTCCTCGCGCGGGGGGGCGGGGGGGGCGTCCACGGCGGCGGGCTCGGCCACGCGCGGGGCTTCCTCGTCGCGGCGGCGGCCGCGGCGCTGGATCTCGTCGCGCGGCGCGTCGTCGCGGCGCGGGCGGTCCTCGCGCGGCTTGTCGTCACGCGGCTTGTCGTCGCGGCGGCCACGGCCGTCGCGGCCCTTGGCACCGGCGGCTTCCTTGCCCCGGCCGCCACGGCCGCGGCCACGGGTCTTGGAGTCCCGGGCCTCGGCCAGCTCCTCCTCGGTCACCGTGTCGATGCCGTCCACGGTGATGCGCGGGATCTCGCGGCCGGTCAGCCCCTCGATCGCGGACAGCAGCTTGGCGTCATCAGCGGTCGCGATGGAATAGGCGTGGCCTTCGCGCCCGGCGCGGCCGGTGCGGCCGATGCGGTGGACATAGTCCTCCGCATGGAAGGGCAGGTCGAAGTTGAACACGTGGCTCAGCCCGCCGATGTCGATGCCGCGCGCCGCGACATCCGAGCACACCAGGAGCTGCAGCTCGTTGTTCTTGAATTTCTCCAGCGTCGCGAAGCGCACCGACTGCGGCAGGTCGCCATGCAGCGCACCGACCGAGAAGCCGTGCTTGGACAGGCTCTTGTACAGCACGTCCACGTCGCGCTTGCGGTTGCAGAAGATCAGGGCGTTCTGCACCTTCTCGCGCTGCACCAAGCGGCGCAGGGCGCGGCGCTTGTCGCCCTCGGCCACCAGCACCAGCCCGGCGGTGATCGTGGTGGCCACCGAGGCGGGGGCGGACACCGTGATCTCCTTGGGGTTCTGCAGGAAGGCGTCGGCCAGCTTGCGGATCTCGGGCGCCATGGTGGCCGAGAAGAACAGCGTCTGGCGCAGCGGCGGCAGCATGGAGACGATGCGCTCGACATCAGGGATGAACCCCATGTCCAGCATGCGGTCCGCCTCGTCGATCACCAGGATCTTGCAGTCGGCCAGCATCACGCGGCCGCGGTCGAACAGGTCCAGCAGCCGGCCCGGCGTCGCGATCAGCACGTCCACGCCCTTGTCCAGCGCGTCGCGCTGGTCGTTCATGCTTTCGCCGCCGATCAGCAGGGCGTGGGTCAGCTTCATGTGCTGCCCGTACTTCACGAAGTTCTCGGCCACCTGCAGCGCCAGCTCGCGCGTCGGCTCCAGGATCAGCGAGCGCGGCATGCGCGCCTTGGCGCGCGAGCCGGCCAGGATGTCCATCATCGGCAGCACGAAGGAGGCGGTCTTGCCGGTGCCGGTCTGCGCGCAGCCCAGAACGTCGCGGCCCATCAGCACGATGGGGATGGCCTGCTCCTGGATCGGCGTCGGGTGGCGGTAGCCGACATCCTCGACGCCCTTGAGCAGCAGCTCGGACAGGCCAAGGTCCTCGAACACCACGCGCGGCGTCTCGTCCTCGTGCTGCGTCCAGGACGCGGCTTCCTCGGCGGCCTGGTGCTCAGCCTCGCTCAGCGGCGCGGCGGGCGCGTCGTCCTCCGCCGTCACGGGCGCTTCCGGCGGGCCGTCCGCCGGGGTGTCGCCGGGCAGGGCGTCCGGCTGGGGCAGGGCGTCGGAATGCTCGTTCTCGGCCGCGGTGAACGCGGGCGCTTCAGGCTGATCGCTCAACAGTGGTCCCTTCGCCGGCCATGCGGCGGGCCTCATGGGGGCATATAGGCCGGCCGGTCACGCGCGATCGCGCGGCCCTGGTTCCGACATTGGCGCTCTCATGCGCCCAAAGCCGCCGCTTGGCAAGTTTTTCGCGCGGTTTACGGCCCCCATCCGGCCGGTTAACTGGGTTGCGCCCCTTGCCGGCCAGAAACACCAACGGAACCCGCGCCATGTCCCCCCACCCCTTGCTGCTGCTGCCCGGCCTGCTGTGCGATGCGCGGCTGTGGCGGGACCAGCTGGACGGCCTGTCCGACATCGCCGCCGGCAGTGTGGCCGACCTGACGCAGGACGCCGATGTGGCCGGCATGGCCCGGCGCGCGCTGGACGCGGCGCCGCCGCGCTTCGCGCTCGCCGGGCTGTCCATGGGCGGCTACGTGGCGCTGGAGATCCTGCGCCAGGCGCCGGAACGCGTCACCCACCTGGCCCTGCTGGACACCGGCGCCCGCGCCGACACGGAGGAGCAGTCCCGCCGCCGGCGCGGCCTGATGGCACTGACCCGCAGCGGCCAGTTCAAAGGCGTCACCCCCCGGCTGCTGCCCAGCCTGCTGCACCCGGACCACGTGGAAGGCCCGCTGGGCCAGGCGGTGCGCGACATGGCCGAGCGCGTGGGGCGGGACGCCTTTCTGCGCCAGCAGCAGGCCATCCTGGGCCGCCCCGACTCGCGCCCCCTGCTGCCCACGATCGCCGTGCCCGCGCTGGTGGCGGTGGGCGAGCAGGACATCCTGACGCCACCGGAGCTGGCGGAGGAAATGGCCGCCGCCATTCCGGGCGCGACGCTGGCGCGCATT includes the following:
- a CDS encoding peroxiredoxin, which translates into the protein MTIQTGDRFPDTKLTQATAEGPREVSSTDLFKGRTVVLFGVPGAFTPTCSARHLPGFVQQAAELKAKGVDAIACMSVNDAFVLQAWARDQGITDEVTLLADGSATLTKALGLDMDLTARGMGVRCKRFALVAKDGVVAYLGIEEPGAFEVSKAEAVLAAL
- a CDS encoding acyl-CoA dehydrogenase, with product MNALTPLTTRASFDWQDPLLLDSQLSEDERMIRDAAQAYCQDKLFPRVLEANRHERFDREIMNEFGEMGFLGATLDSHGCAGVNYVSYGLIAREVERVDSGYRSAFSVQSSLAMFPIWAYGTDALKDRLLPGMQKGELVGCFGLTEPDAGSDPSSMRTRAKSVDGGVLVSGSKTWITNSPIADVFVVWAKDDAGDVRGYVLEKGMKGLTAPKIEGKFSLRASITGMIMMDEVFVPDENKLDVKGLKGPFSCLNRARYGIAWGALGAAEFCWLAAREYTMNRQMFGRPLAQTQLVQKKLADMQTEITLGLHAVLQLGRLFDDNRMAPEMISLLKRNNCGKALDIARVSRDMHGGNGIADEYHVIRHVMNLEAVNTYEGTHDVHALILGRAQTGLNAFG
- a CDS encoding DEAD/DEAH box helicase, whose product is MRPAAWPAKGPLLSDQPEAPAFTAAENEHSDALPQPDALPGDTPADGPPEAPVTAEDDAPAAPLSEAEHQAAEEAASWTQHEDETPRVVFEDLGLSELLLKGVEDVGYRHPTPIQEQAIPIVLMGRDVLGCAQTGTGKTASFVLPMMDILAGSRAKARMPRSLILEPTRELALQVAENFVKYGQHMKLTHALLIGGESMNDQRDALDKGVDVLIATPGRLLDLFDRGRVMLADCKILVIDEADRMLDMGFIPDVERIVSMLPPLRQTLFFSATMAPEIRKLADAFLQNPKEITVSAPASVATTITAGLVLVAEGDKRRALRRLVQREKVQNALIFCNRKRDVDVLYKSLSKHGFSVGALHGDLPQSVRFATLEKFKNNELQLLVCSDVAARGIDIGGLSHVFNFDLPFHAEDYVHRIGRTGRAGREGHAYSIATADDAKLLSAIEGLTGREIPRITVDGIDTVTEEELAEARDSKTRGRGRGGRGKEAAGAKGRDGRGRRDDKPRDDKPREDRPRRDDAPRDEIQRRGRRRDEEAPRVAEPAAVDAPPAPPREEGYRNREEHRRHREEERARAPREERAARDERPRRDDRPRDDSRRDEHRRGGRDRDDLGPPVVGFGDQVPAFMLIPMPRPRRDRVAEAAAEPAADREADAA
- a CDS encoding alpha/beta fold hydrolase yields the protein MSPHPLLLLPGLLCDARLWRDQLDGLSDIAAGSVADLTQDADVAGMARRALDAAPPRFALAGLSMGGYVALEILRQAPERVTHLALLDTGARADTEEQSRRRRGLMALTRSGQFKGVTPRLLPSLLHPDHVEGPLGQAVRDMAERVGRDAFLRQQQAILGRPDSRPLLPTIAVPALVAVGEQDILTPPELAEEMAAAIPGATLARIPGAGHLPSMEQPQAVNALMRQWLGR